Proteins encoded by one window of Methanothermobacter sp. K4:
- the polC gene encoding DNA polymerase II large subunit encodes MIDYFNELERETERLYEIAGKARAKGLDVSTKPEILLAKDLAERVEGLVGPEGIAERIKELESDRGREEVAFQIAAEIASQPVPDDDPSEREGLADQALRTALAILTEGVVAAPLEGIAKVRIKENFDRSRYLAVYFAGPIRSAGGTAAALSVLIADYIRLAIDLDRYKPIDREIERYVEEVELYESEVTNLQYSPKPDEVRLAASKIPVEVTGEPTDKVEVSHRDLERVETNNIRGGALLAMVEGVIQKAPKVLKYARQLKLEGWDWLEKFSKAPKKDGGEDKVVVKADSKYVEDIIGGRPVLAYPSRKGAFRLRYGRSRNTGLAAMGVHPATMELLEFLAVGTQMKIERPGKGNCVVPVDTIEGPIVKLRNGDVIRVEDVETARRVRSDVEEILFLGDMLVAFGEFLRNNHVLMPAGWCEEWWIQTLLSSEDYPESDPLNLAHHRYSWNDLRVGAEEAFRISEEYGVPLHPRYTYFYHDVTVDELNRLREWLNTGRLEDELFLDLKPEKRILEILGVPHRQEKSGVIIGYDDAFALLNTLKGPLEDSDDTLEAINRVSGVRIMKKAPTYIGTRVGRPEKTKERKMRPAPHVLFPIGKYGGSRRNIPDAAKRGSIVVEVGRATCPSCRVSSMQSICPSCGSRTVIGEPGKRKINLASLLKRAGENVSVRKMDEIKGVEGMISSDKFPEPLEKGILRAKNDVYTFKDATIRHDSTDLPLTHFTPREVGVPVSKLRELGYTHDCYGEELERDDQILELKVQDVVISENCADYLVRVAGFVDDLLERFYGLERFYNVKTRDDLVGHLIAGLAPHTSAAVLGRIIGFTEASACYAHPYFHSAKRRNCDSDEDSVMLLLDALLNFSKSYLPSTRGGSMDAPLVLSTRIDPEEIDDESHNIDTMQMIPLEVYERSFEHAKPTDVLDVIDNVEKRLGKPEQYSGLMFSHNTSSIHAGPKVCLYKLLPTMKEKVESQISLAEKIRAVDQRAVVEGVLMSHFLPDMMGNIRAFSRQKVRCTKCNRKYRRIPLSGECRCGGNLVLTVSKGSVIKYLEISKNLASRYPIDPYLMQRIEILEYGVNSLFESDRSRQSSLDVFL; translated from the coding sequence ATGATTGATTACTTCAATGAGCTTGAAAGGGAGACTGAACGCCTCTATGAAATTGCAGGAAAGGCAAGGGCTAAGGGCCTTGACGTTAGCACCAAACCTGAGATACTCCTGGCAAAGGACCTTGCTGAACGTGTTGAGGGACTTGTGGGCCCTGAAGGTATAGCCGAGAGGATAAAGGAACTTGAAAGTGACAGGGGACGAGAAGAGGTTGCGTTCCAGATAGCGGCAGAGATAGCATCCCAGCCAGTCCCTGATGATGACCCCTCTGAAAGGGAGGGACTTGCAGACCAGGCCCTCAGGACCGCCCTTGCAATACTGACAGAGGGTGTGGTGGCAGCCCCCCTTGAGGGTATAGCGAAGGTCAGGATAAAGGAGAACTTCGACCGTTCAAGGTACCTCGCAGTCTACTTTGCGGGGCCCATAAGGAGTGCCGGGGGTACCGCAGCAGCCCTTTCAGTCCTTATAGCCGATTACATACGCCTCGCCATAGACCTTGACAGATACAAACCCATCGATAGGGAGATAGAGAGATACGTGGAGGAGGTTGAACTATACGAATCAGAGGTTACAAACCTCCAGTACAGCCCCAAACCAGATGAGGTGCGCCTTGCAGCCAGCAAAATACCTGTGGAGGTTACAGGGGAGCCAACAGACAAGGTGGAGGTATCCCACAGGGACCTTGAGAGGGTTGAGACGAACAACATACGCGGCGGGGCCCTCCTCGCCATGGTTGAGGGGGTGATACAGAAGGCCCCAAAGGTCCTCAAATACGCCAGGCAGCTGAAACTGGAGGGTTGGGACTGGCTTGAGAAATTCTCAAAGGCTCCCAAGAAGGATGGGGGTGAGGATAAGGTTGTTGTGAAGGCCGACAGCAAATACGTGGAGGATATAATCGGCGGCAGGCCCGTTCTGGCTTACCCCTCAAGGAAGGGGGCATTCAGGTTAAGGTATGGGAGATCACGGAACACGGGGCTTGCGGCCATGGGAGTTCACCCCGCCACCATGGAGCTGCTGGAGTTCCTGGCTGTGGGGACCCAGATGAAAATTGAAAGGCCAGGTAAGGGAAACTGCGTTGTCCCTGTGGACACAATAGAGGGCCCCATAGTTAAACTCAGGAACGGTGACGTCATCAGGGTTGAGGATGTTGAAACCGCCAGGCGGGTGAGATCCGATGTTGAGGAGATACTATTCCTGGGGGACATGCTGGTTGCCTTCGGGGAGTTCCTCAGAAACAACCACGTCCTCATGCCCGCAGGCTGGTGTGAGGAATGGTGGATCCAGACCCTGCTCTCATCAGAGGATTACCCTGAGAGCGACCCCCTGAACCTCGCCCACCACAGGTACAGCTGGAATGATCTCAGGGTGGGGGCTGAGGAGGCCTTCAGGATTTCAGAGGAGTACGGTGTGCCCCTCCATCCCCGCTACACCTACTTCTACCATGACGTGACTGTCGATGAACTCAACAGGCTCAGGGAATGGTTGAACACCGGCAGATTAGAGGATGAACTGTTCCTGGACCTTAAACCCGAGAAGCGAATACTGGAGATCCTTGGCGTTCCCCACAGGCAGGAGAAGTCAGGGGTTATCATTGGATACGATGACGCCTTCGCACTCCTCAACACCCTCAAGGGGCCCCTTGAAGATTCAGATGACACTCTGGAGGCCATTAACAGGGTTTCAGGTGTCAGGATAATGAAGAAGGCCCCCACCTACATAGGTACACGTGTTGGCCGGCCAGAGAAAACCAAGGAGCGCAAGATGAGGCCCGCGCCCCATGTACTCTTCCCCATAGGAAAGTATGGTGGAAGCCGGCGTAACATACCCGATGCAGCAAAGAGGGGCTCCATTGTGGTTGAGGTGGGAAGGGCCACCTGTCCATCATGCAGGGTCAGTTCAATGCAGTCCATATGCCCCAGCTGTGGTTCGAGGACAGTGATAGGTGAACCCGGGAAGAGGAAGATCAACCTTGCATCCCTCCTTAAAAGGGCCGGTGAAAATGTATCCGTCCGTAAGATGGATGAGATAAAGGGTGTTGAGGGTATGATATCCTCTGATAAATTCCCTGAACCCCTTGAGAAGGGTATACTGAGGGCCAAGAATGACGTATACACATTCAAGGATGCGACAATCCGCCATGACTCCACCGATCTTCCCCTGACACACTTCACCCCCAGGGAGGTTGGTGTCCCTGTCAGTAAACTGCGCGAGCTCGGATACACCCACGACTGCTACGGGGAGGAACTTGAGAGGGACGACCAGATACTTGAACTCAAGGTCCAGGACGTGGTCATATCAGAGAACTGCGCCGATTACCTTGTAAGGGTTGCGGGTTTTGTTGATGATCTCCTTGAAAGGTTCTATGGCCTTGAAAGGTTCTACAACGTTAAAACAAGGGATGACCTTGTGGGGCACCTCATAGCTGGTCTCGCACCCCATACATCTGCCGCTGTTCTTGGAAGGATCATAGGATTTACAGAGGCCTCTGCATGCTACGCCCACCCCTACTTCCATTCAGCCAAGAGGAGGAACTGTGACAGCGACGAGGACTCGGTCATGCTCCTCCTGGACGCCCTCCTAAACTTCTCAAAGTCCTACCTCCCGAGCACCCGTGGGGGCAGCATGGATGCCCCCCTTGTTCTCTCAACAAGGATAGACCCCGAGGAGATCGATGATGAATCCCACAACATAGACACCATGCAGATGATACCCCTTGAGGTCTATGAGAGAAGTTTCGAACATGCGAAACCAACAGATGTGCTTGATGTTATAGATAACGTTGAAAAGCGCCTCGGAAAGCCTGAACAGTACAGTGGACTCATGTTCTCCCATAACACCTCCAGCATACATGCAGGTCCCAAGGTGTGCCTCTACAAGCTACTCCCCACCATGAAGGAGAAGGTGGAATCCCAGATAAGCCTCGCAGAGAAGATAAGGGCCGTGGACCAGAGGGCTGTTGTTGAGGGTGTCCTCATGTCCCACTTCCTCCCCGATATGATGGGTAACATCAGGGCATTCTCAAGGCAGAAGGTGAGGTGCACCAAGTGTAACCGCAAGTACCGCCGCATACCACTCAGCGGGGAGTGCCGGTGCGGCGGTAACCTTGTGCTCACCGTCTCAAAGGGCTCGGTTATAAAGTACCTTGAGATATCAAAGAACCTCGCATCAAGGTACCCCATAGACCCCTACCTCATGCAGAGGATAGAGATACTGGAGTACGGTGTGAACTCCCTCTTTGAGAGTGACAGGTCAAGGCAGAGCTCCCTGGATGTATTCCTCTAA
- a CDS encoding amidohydrolase family protein yields MRFAVKGELVDLESGDHERRYILIDKGKIKSVERHIKGIDVVDASDRFILPGFIDLHVHIMEDGFRVESKLEDPLSLYFYRALENMSKTLHAGVTTVRDAGLADMGVRMASETHMIQSPRMQISVTPLSVTGGHFDFHTRSGLNIERIYPGLPSGICDGIPEVRRKTREVLRAGADVVKVMATGGVMSSTDSPLDTQFTVKELAAVVEEASFRGKRVMVHAHGLQGIKNSLRAGVHSVEHGTYIDGVTAAEMSERGVYLVPTFLVTRLNCRKAMRGELPEYSRKDAIEVARVHRDNMETAYEKGVRIVMGTDSGVIEHGRNLMELSYLTEIGMEPLEALRAGTVHAAECMGWEDRIGTLDKGKIADIVITDADPVEEIEKLSDSENIQWVIRDGVIYRSPCD; encoded by the coding sequence ATGAGGTTCGCGGTAAAGGGGGAACTTGTAGACCTTGAATCAGGAGATCATGAGAGAAGATACATTCTGATAGATAAAGGAAAAATAAAGTCTGTTGAGAGGCACATAAAGGGTATTGATGTGGTTGACGCCTCAGACAGATTCATTCTACCAGGCTTCATAGACCTCCATGTGCATATCATGGAGGATGGATTCAGGGTGGAGAGCAAACTTGAAGATCCCCTCTCACTCTACTTCTACAGGGCACTTGAAAACATGAGTAAAACACTCCATGCGGGTGTTACAACGGTAAGGGATGCGGGGCTGGCTGATATGGGTGTCAGAATGGCCTCTGAAACCCACATGATCCAGTCACCCCGCATGCAGATAAGTGTCACACCCCTATCAGTGACCGGAGGACACTTTGACTTCCACACCCGCTCGGGACTGAACATTGAGAGAATATACCCTGGTCTGCCATCAGGTATCTGTGATGGCATCCCTGAGGTGCGCAGGAAGACCCGGGAGGTCCTTAGGGCAGGTGCAGATGTTGTGAAGGTCATGGCAACTGGGGGTGTTATGAGCAGCACGGATTCCCCATTGGATACACAGTTCACGGTTAAAGAACTTGCTGCAGTGGTGGAGGAGGCATCATTCAGAGGTAAAAGGGTTATGGTCCATGCACATGGACTCCAGGGCATAAAAAACTCCCTTAGGGCGGGGGTGCATTCTGTTGAACATGGTACATACATCGATGGAGTAACAGCAGCTGAAATGTCTGAAAGAGGTGTCTACCTTGTACCAACCTTCCTTGTAACCCGCCTTAACTGCAGAAAGGCCATGCGCGGTGAACTCCCTGAATACAGCAGAAAGGACGCCATTGAAGTAGCCAGGGTGCACAGGGACAACATGGAAACAGCCTATGAAAAGGGGGTGAGGATAGTCATGGGAACCGATTCAGGGGTTATTGAACATGGCAGGAATCTCATGGAACTCTCTTATCTTACAGAAATAGGTATGGAGCCTCTGGAAGCATTGAGGGCTGGAACTGTGCATGCAGCAGAGTGCATGGGCTGGGAAGACCGTATAGGGACTCTGGATAAGGGTAAGATAGCAGATATTGTTATAACCGATGCCGATCCGGTTGAGGAGATTGAAAAACTTTCAGACTCTGAAAATATTCAGTGGGTTATACGGGATGGTGTGATCTACAGGTCCCCGTGCGACTGA
- the purB gene encoding adenylosuccinate lyase translates to MAIHPVEFRYGTPEMKAIWEAENKLQRMLDVEAALARAEGELGIIPEEAAAEIARKASTAFVTPERVNEIERETKHDIASIVRALAEQCEGDAGEYVHFGATSNDIVDTSNSLLLRESIGVLRDKLVEVLRVLLKLADENRDLVCMGRTHGQHALPTTYGMKFALWADEIHRQIERLDACRERLCVGMMTGAVGTTAALGEDGLEVHERVSEILGLEPVLISNQVVQRDNHAEFIMVLANIATTLDKIALEIRNLQRTEIMELGEKFDPEKQVGSSTMPHKMNPITAERICGIARVIRSYVVAALENNPLWHERDLTNSSSERIILPEACILTDYILKLTLDVLNNLVFYPENIKRNLELTGGLIMAERLMAELTRRGMGRQTAYAAVRQCAIEANRKGMNLKDVVLEREDIMEHLTEDDLEEIMNPETYTGSASRIVQRVLEESENWL, encoded by the coding sequence ATGGCCATTCATCCTGTTGAGTTCAGGTACGGAACCCCTGAAATGAAGGCTATCTGGGAGGCCGAAAACAAGCTCCAGCGGATGCTCGATGTGGAGGCCGCCCTTGCAAGGGCAGAGGGTGAACTGGGGATCATACCAGAGGAGGCCGCAGCCGAGATCGCAAGGAAGGCCAGCACAGCTTTCGTTACCCCTGAAAGGGTTAACGAAATCGAAAGGGAGACAAAACACGACATAGCATCCATTGTGAGGGCCCTGGCAGAGCAGTGCGAGGGGGATGCAGGTGAATACGTGCACTTCGGTGCAACATCCAATGACATTGTTGACACCTCCAACTCCCTCCTCCTCAGGGAATCCATAGGGGTTCTGAGGGATAAACTGGTTGAGGTTTTAAGGGTCCTCCTGAAACTGGCAGATGAGAACAGGGACCTTGTGTGCATGGGGAGAACCCACGGCCAGCATGCCCTCCCAACAACCTATGGCATGAAATTCGCCCTGTGGGCAGATGAGATACACAGACAGATTGAGAGACTTGACGCCTGCAGGGAAAGGCTCTGCGTGGGCATGATGACCGGTGCCGTGGGTACAACAGCCGCCCTGGGCGAGGATGGCCTTGAGGTCCATGAGAGGGTATCTGAGATCCTTGGACTTGAACCGGTCCTCATATCCAACCAGGTTGTCCAGAGGGACAACCATGCAGAGTTCATAATGGTCCTTGCAAACATAGCCACCACCCTCGATAAGATAGCCCTCGAGATAAGGAACCTCCAGAGGACGGAGATAATGGAGCTGGGTGAAAAATTCGACCCTGAGAAGCAGGTCGGAAGCAGCACAATGCCTCATAAGATGAACCCCATAACAGCTGAGAGGATCTGCGGTATAGCAAGGGTTATAAGGTCCTACGTTGTGGCTGCACTCGAGAACAACCCCCTCTGGCATGAAAGGGACCTCACAAATTCATCATCTGAGAGGATAATCCTCCCTGAGGCCTGCATACTAACCGATTACATACTTAAACTGACACTTGACGTGCTCAACAACCTGGTGTTCTACCCTGAAAACATAAAAAGGAACCTTGAGCTCACAGGCGGCCTTATAATGGCCGAGAGGCTCATGGCGGAGCTCACAAGGAGGGGTATGGGTAGGCAGACCGCATACGCAGCTGTACGCCAGTGCGCCATCGAGGCAAACAGGAAGGGAATGAACCTCAAGGACGTGGTCCTTGAAAGAGAGGATATCATGGAGCACCTTACAGAGGATGACCTTGAGGAGATAATGAACCCTGAAACCTACACCGGTTCAGCCTCACGGATAGTCCAGAGGGTCCTTGAGGAGTCAGAAAACTGGCTCTGA
- a CDS encoding heavy metal translocating P-type ATPase, whose amino-acid sequence MKRITIRIGGMGCAACALKIEESLKKLEGVSDAAVNLVEGRVSVEYDPETVGLQSMEAAIEEAGYSVINEHLAVLIGGMSCAMCAQRIESALKELEGVSDATVNLAAGKAYIAYNPSLTSAEDFRRIIEDLGYEFMGTEGDEEIQEDQGPKLKRIAVGFGVSLPLMAMMYLGIHLPVNEGLFMLLVSAVPFAYVSGPIFRGALRALRSGTLDMDVMYSMGIGVAFLSSLLGTAGVLPSSFMFYETALMLASFLTLGRYLESRAKGKTSGAIRRLMELQPDTATILRDGEEVEVRSDELVEGDEVVLRPGDRIPADGRVLDGESYVDESMITGEPLPILKNRGSEVIAGTINTDGVLRFRVERTGDETFLSRIIGLVDEAQASKPPVQRIADRAVSYFIPSVLMVALAAFLFWYLVEGAGLLISVTVLISVLVVACPCALGLATPTAVTVGIGRGAELGILIKKGEALEVAGRISCVLFDKTGTLTEGKPEVTDIFGDVLEYAAALEARSRHPIAVAVTERAMREGLKIPDVEEFRAIPGKGLEGKINSHQVIAGNRALMGEYGVEIPGDAEKLESEGKTVVMVAVDGEFRGAMAVSDRIKPGAAAAVGELERMGIRTAMITGDNRRTAEKVAREVGISTVIAEVLPEDKASRVSELRSRGLGVAFVGDGINDAPALSEADLGIALGGGTDVAKEAGEVVLVGDDPLDTAAALQLADKVISRIKQNLFWAFAYNVILIPVAAGALYPLGVVFRPEYAGLAMALSSVTVVSLSLSLRGYTPPARRLREK is encoded by the coding sequence ATGAAGAGGATAACGATAAGGATAGGTGGAATGGGGTGCGCAGCATGCGCCCTCAAGATAGAGGAGTCACTTAAGAAGCTTGAAGGAGTATCTGATGCTGCGGTTAACCTTGTTGAGGGCAGGGTCTCTGTTGAGTATGATCCTGAAACTGTGGGGCTCCAATCAATGGAGGCCGCCATAGAGGAAGCAGGTTACAGTGTAATCAATGAACACCTGGCTGTTCTCATAGGGGGTATGAGCTGTGCGATGTGTGCACAGAGGATAGAATCGGCCCTGAAGGAGCTTGAGGGTGTGAGCGATGCAACAGTCAACCTTGCAGCCGGAAAGGCATACATAGCCTACAACCCATCCCTCACATCAGCAGAGGATTTCAGGAGGATCATTGAGGATCTAGGCTATGAATTCATGGGAACCGAGGGTGATGAGGAGATCCAGGAGGATCAGGGTCCAAAGTTGAAAAGGATAGCTGTGGGGTTTGGTGTTTCACTGCCGCTCATGGCAATGATGTACCTTGGTATACATCTGCCGGTAAATGAGGGCCTCTTCATGCTCCTGGTCTCTGCGGTCCCATTTGCATATGTATCCGGACCGATATTTCGCGGTGCACTGCGGGCCCTGAGATCAGGAACACTTGACATGGATGTTATGTACTCCATGGGTATAGGGGTGGCTTTCCTTTCAAGTTTACTTGGCACCGCGGGGGTTCTCCCATCGAGTTTCATGTTCTATGAGACAGCCCTGATGCTGGCATCCTTTCTGACACTTGGAAGGTACCTTGAGTCAAGAGCAAAGGGAAAGACATCAGGGGCGATAAGGAGGCTCATGGAACTCCAGCCTGACACCGCCACCATTCTCAGGGATGGAGAGGAGGTTGAGGTCAGGTCTGATGAACTGGTTGAAGGTGACGAGGTTGTTCTGAGGCCAGGTGACAGGATACCTGCCGACGGCAGGGTTCTGGATGGCGAATCATATGTCGATGAATCCATGATCACGGGGGAACCGCTCCCGATACTTAAAAACAGGGGATCGGAGGTTATCGCAGGGACCATAAACACCGATGGGGTGCTGAGATTCAGGGTTGAAAGAACAGGTGATGAGACATTCCTTTCAAGGATTATCGGGCTTGTTGATGAGGCCCAGGCATCAAAGCCACCGGTTCAGAGGATCGCCGACAGGGCGGTGTCCTATTTCATACCATCAGTCCTCATGGTTGCACTGGCAGCATTTCTATTCTGGTACCTTGTTGAGGGGGCCGGTCTTCTAATATCGGTCACAGTACTGATCTCGGTACTCGTTGTGGCCTGTCCCTGTGCCCTTGGACTTGCAACACCAACTGCGGTGACTGTTGGCATAGGAAGGGGTGCCGAGCTTGGGATACTCATAAAGAAGGGCGAGGCACTTGAGGTTGCAGGTAGAATATCCTGCGTACTATTTGATAAGACCGGCACACTTACAGAGGGGAAACCTGAAGTTACAGACATCTTTGGGGACGTGCTGGAGTATGCAGCCGCCCTTGAGGCCAGATCGAGGCACCCCATCGCAGTTGCGGTCACAGAGAGGGCCATGAGGGAGGGCCTGAAGATACCTGACGTTGAAGAGTTCAGGGCCATCCCAGGAAAGGGTCTTGAGGGTAAAATCAATTCCCACCAGGTAATTGCAGGTAACAGGGCCCTAATGGGTGAATACGGTGTTGAGATCCCGGGGGATGCTGAGAAATTAGAATCAGAGGGGAAGACAGTCGTCATGGTTGCAGTTGATGGAGAGTTTAGGGGGGCTATGGCGGTCTCTGACAGGATAAAACCCGGCGCAGCAGCCGCTGTAGGGGAACTTGAGAGGATGGGAATCAGAACAGCAATGATAACGGGGGATAACAGGAGGACGGCTGAGAAGGTGGCACGGGAGGTGGGAATCAGCACCGTCATCGCCGAGGTCCTGCCTGAGGATAAGGCATCAAGGGTATCTGAGCTCAGATCACGTGGTTTGGGAGTTGCCTTTGTGGGTGATGGTATAAATGATGCCCCCGCCCTCTCAGAGGCAGATCTTGGGATTGCACTGGGAGGAGGAACTGATGTTGCAAAGGAGGCCGGTGAGGTGGTCCTTGTTGGCGATGACCCACTTGATACCGCAGCCGCCCTTCAACTTGCAGATAAGGTCATCTCAAGGATAAAGCAGAACCTCTTCTGGGCCTTCGCCTACAACGTGATACTTATCCCTGTGGCTGCCGGTGCCCTTTACCCGCTGGGCGTGGTTTTCAGGCCAGAGTACGCCGGCCTTGCAATGGCCCTGAGCTCAGTCACTGTGGTTTCACTGTCACTCTCACTCAGGGGATACACTCCACCTGCAAGAAGGTTAAGAGAGAAGTAG
- a CDS encoding preprotein translocase subunit Sec61beta — MAKKDKKTLPPSGAGLVRYFEEETKGPKLTPEQVVVMSIILAVFCLVLRFSG, encoded by the coding sequence ATGGCAAAGAAGGATAAAAAGACACTTCCACCAAGTGGAGCAGGTCTTGTAAGGTACTTTGAAGAGGAAACGAAGGGACCGAAACTCACACCTGAACAGGTCGTTGTGATGAGCATAATACTGGCGGTATTCTGCCTTGTGCTCAGGTTCTCTGGTTGA
- the nrdD gene encoding anaerobic ribonucleoside-triphosphate reductase — protein MIDDSRLLAAIPTKAETCVLKNNGIREKFSHEKLVKSLLNLGASLWTSENVASEVARSVYNGITTKEIKILVYDALKKVDEELADRYLAANRMRVRTSRDRIETFDQKKIEDNLVREAGASEEVAREIASDVWRELKKLNVEYLTAPMIREVVNTKLIEHGLETLRRRYTRLGIPVYNITNLIENGSRDNANMIHNPETVHKYVADEALKQYALLHILPSRLADAHMSGDIHIHDLEFFAARPLNCLQHDLRLFIRHGLRVDGTGDHTSVAGPPKHLETLMNHAGEIMLASQQNMSGGQAMSLWNVFVAPFASGLPYEKIKQAVQMFIFNLNMAYAARGSQVPFTSINLEFGVPEFLEEEPAYGPRGEHVGVYGDFAEEARLLTRAFTEVLLEGDADGKPHLFPNTIYTIRRETLKGEFHEELGLVHELASKYGTAYFINMLADYRGEMANYMGCRTSLADNWTGNWEEDCLRTGNLAYITLNLPRVAYQSRDDDELFEYLDEYIDMAVEVLRIRREQALHCLDDYHLLPFLSQEIDGERYYRIENATMSFGFTGLNEMLEYHLGSGIEDPESNRFGLRVVEHINERAAELKKETGWRWSVLQTPAESTAHRFAMLDHEHYPEEAVLQGTSGAYYYTNSSHTPVNAEVDIVQKIKIEEKYHPLTPGGHIFNAWLGEAKPDPAALEGLTRKICRGSDIGFWAYSNALSFCLRCKTLMRGLQDSCARCGERDDVEWYDRITGYVQQVGRAKSSSGGWNRGKQQELLDRRRINI, from the coding sequence GTGATTGATGATTCACGTCTTCTGGCTGCCATACCAACAAAGGCAGAAACATGTGTCCTGAAAAATAATGGCATAAGGGAAAAATTCAGCCATGAAAAACTTGTAAAATCCCTCCTGAACCTGGGGGCCAGCCTATGGACCTCCGAGAATGTGGCCTCAGAGGTTGCAAGGTCAGTCTACAATGGAATAACCACAAAGGAGATAAAGATCCTGGTTTATGATGCCCTCAAGAAGGTTGATGAGGAACTGGCAGACAGGTACCTTGCAGCCAACAGGATGAGGGTGAGAACATCAAGGGACAGGATAGAGACATTTGACCAGAAAAAGATTGAGGACAACCTTGTAAGGGAGGCCGGGGCTTCTGAGGAAGTTGCAAGGGAAATCGCATCTGACGTCTGGAGGGAACTCAAGAAACTGAACGTCGAGTACCTCACAGCTCCAATGATAAGAGAGGTCGTGAACACCAAACTCATAGAACACGGCCTTGAAACCCTCCGAAGAAGGTACACACGTCTCGGTATCCCCGTCTACAACATAACAAACCTCATAGAAAACGGTTCCAGGGACAACGCCAACATGATCCACAACCCCGAAACAGTGCACAAGTACGTGGCTGATGAGGCCCTCAAGCAGTACGCGCTCCTCCACATACTCCCTTCGAGGCTTGCAGACGCCCACATGTCAGGGGACATCCACATACATGACCTCGAATTCTTCGCTGCAAGGCCCCTCAACTGTCTCCAGCATGACCTCAGGCTCTTCATAAGGCACGGGCTCCGGGTTGACGGTACAGGTGACCATACATCTGTGGCAGGACCACCAAAGCACCTGGAAACACTCATGAACCATGCAGGGGAGATAATGCTGGCATCACAGCAGAACATGTCAGGTGGCCAGGCAATGAGCCTCTGGAACGTCTTCGTGGCACCCTTCGCCTCTGGCCTTCCCTATGAAAAGATCAAACAGGCGGTCCAGATGTTCATATTCAACCTCAACATGGCCTACGCTGCAAGGGGCAGCCAGGTGCCATTCACAAGCATAAACCTTGAGTTTGGGGTCCCCGAGTTCCTTGAGGAGGAACCAGCCTACGGACCCAGGGGTGAGCACGTGGGTGTGTACGGTGACTTCGCAGAGGAGGCCAGGCTACTGACAAGGGCGTTCACAGAGGTCCTCCTTGAGGGGGACGCAGACGGCAAACCCCACCTCTTCCCCAACACCATCTACACCATAAGGCGTGAGACACTGAAGGGTGAGTTCCATGAGGAACTTGGACTGGTCCATGAACTGGCATCCAAGTACGGGACAGCCTACTTCATAAACATGCTGGCAGATTACCGGGGTGAGATGGCCAACTACATGGGCTGCAGGACAAGCCTCGCAGATAACTGGACAGGTAACTGGGAGGAGGACTGCCTCAGGACAGGTAACCTTGCCTACATAACCCTGAACCTTCCAAGGGTGGCATACCAGTCCAGGGATGACGATGAACTCTTTGAGTACCTTGATGAGTACATTGACATGGCGGTTGAGGTCCTGAGGATAAGGAGAGAACAGGCCCTGCACTGCCTGGATGACTACCACCTTCTACCATTCCTCTCCCAGGAGATAGATGGTGAGCGCTACTACAGGATAGAGAATGCCACAATGAGCTTTGGATTCACAGGACTCAATGAGATGCTGGAGTACCACCTGGGCTCAGGTATAGAGGACCCTGAATCAAACAGGTTCGGCCTCAGGGTTGTGGAGCACATAAATGAGCGCGCAGCTGAACTCAAGAAGGAGACAGGCTGGAGGTGGAGCGTGCTCCAGACACCTGCAGAGTCCACTGCCCACAGGTTCGCGATGCTCGACCATGAGCACTACCCTGAGGAGGCTGTGCTCCAGGGTACCAGTGGTGCTTACTATTACACCAATTCAAGCCACACGCCCGTGAATGCAGAGGTGGATATTGTACAGAAGATAAAGATCGAGGAGAAGTACCACCCCCTCACACCAGGCGGCCATATATTCAACGCCTGGCTCGGCGAGGCAAAACCCGACCCCGCTGCCCTTGAGGGCCTCACACGGAAAATCTGCAGGGGTAGTGACATAGGATTCTGGGCCTACAGCAACGCCCTGAGCTTCTGTCTCAGGTGCAAGACCCTCATGAGGGGGCTTCAGGATTCCTGCGCCCGATGCGGTGAAAGGGATGATGTTGAATGGTATGACCGGATCACAGGTTACGTGCAGCAGGTTGGAAGGGCCAAGTCCTCAAGTGGTGGCTGGAACAGGGGTAAACAGCAGGAACTTCTGGATAGAAGGAGAATAAACATCTGA